TCACCTTCCGGTTCAAGTAGCATCCTTGCTGCATCGCGGTTCCCCGTGACGATCCCGTCCAAGGCGCCCCGGCTGGTGCTGGCTTCGGCCTCGCCCCGCCGGCTCGACCTGTTGCGCCAGATCGGCATCGTGCCCGACGCGGTCGACCCCGCCGATCTCGACGAAACGCCGCTGCGCGACGAACTCCCGCCCCAGCACGCCCTGCGTCTGGCGGCGGAGAAGGCGTCGTGCGTCGCCGCGCGCCATCCCGATTCGTGGATTCTCGCCGCCGACACCGTGGTCGCCTGCGGCCGCCGCATCCTGCCCAAGGCCGAACGGGAGGAGGAGGCGCGACGCTGCCTGTCCCTGCTGTCCGGCCGGCGGCACCGGGTGATCGGCGGGATCGTCCTGCTGATTCCAGGGACGGAAGGCCACCGCCGAATCGACCGGCTGGTCCGCACCGACGTCACCTTCAAGGTGCTCGACCGGGCGGAAACCGACGCCTACATCGCGTCCGGCGAATGGAAG
The nucleotide sequence above comes from Azospirillum sp. TSA2s. Encoded proteins:
- a CDS encoding nucleoside triphosphate pyrophosphatase, with amino-acid sequence MTIPSKAPRLVLASASPRRLDLLRQIGIVPDAVDPADLDETPLRDELPPQHALRLAAEKASCVAARHPDSWILAADTVVACGRRILPKAEREEEARRCLSLLSGRRHRVIGGIVLLIPGTEGHRRIDRLVRTDVTFKVLDRAETDAYIASGEWKGKAGGYAIQGRAGALVRWIGGSYSNVVGLSLHEVAGMLHGAGFPLPPPTPPEQ